In Zunongwangia profunda SM-A87, the following proteins share a genomic window:
- a CDS encoding peroxiredoxin, giving the protein MENTIENGVTSMPRIGDEAPDFKAKTTKGDIQMADFAKDKWIVMFSHPADFTPVCTTEMSGFATRKEEFDALNTELLGLSIDSIHAHLGWVANVREKTGVYFDFPIIADIDMKVSKLYGMLQPNESETAAVRAVFFIDPKKKIRLIMYYPLNVGRNMDEILRSLEALQTSDKHGVAMPLDWKKGDKVIVPPPKNLEEMEARIADDSCEKVDFYLAKKFL; this is encoded by the coding sequence ATGGAAAACACAATTGAAAATGGCGTAACATCAATGCCAAGAATTGGCGACGAAGCCCCCGATTTTAAAGCAAAGACAACTAAGGGCGACATCCAGATGGCAGACTTTGCAAAGGACAAATGGATAGTGATGTTCTCTCACCCAGCAGACTTTACACCCGTTTGTACCACCGAGATGAGTGGCTTTGCAACCCGTAAAGAAGAATTTGATGCACTTAACACGGAACTTCTTGGATTAAGCATCGATAGCATACACGCTCACTTAGGGTGGGTTGCCAACGTAAGGGAAAAAACAGGGGTTTATTTTGACTTCCCGATTATTGCAGATATCGATATGAAGGTTTCAAAGCTTTACGGAATGCTGCAACCCAACGAGAGTGAAACTGCAGCCGTACGCGCGGTTTTCTTTATCGACCCTAAAAAGAAAATCCGTTTGATTATGTACTATCCGCTTAACGTGGGTAGAAATATGGACGAGATTTTAAGATCCCTTGAGGCTTTGCAAACTTCAGATAAACACGGCGTGGCTATGCCGCTGGACTGGAAAAAAGGCGACAAGGTAATTGTGCCGCCACCAAAAAATCTTGAAGAAATGGAAGCACGTATCGCAGATGATAGCTGTGAAAAAGTAGATTTTTATTTAGCGAAAAAATTCTTGTAA
- a CDS encoding rhodanese-like domain-containing protein, translating to MSTLSGANAQQNDTLKILTASEFNEAIKNNNVQLIDVRTAKEFSEGAIKNALNIDFFQQETFNKEFGKLNKEQPVYLYCRSGNRSQQAARKLDSLGFKKIYDLKGGYMGWPYKK from the coding sequence ATGAGCACTCTCTCTGGCGCAAATGCGCAACAAAACGACACATTAAAAATCTTAACAGCTTCAGAATTTAATGAAGCCATCAAAAACAACAATGTTCAGTTGATAGATGTACGTACTGCAAAAGAATTTAGCGAAGGAGCAATTAAAAACGCATTGAATATCGACTTCTTTCAGCAAGAAACGTTCAATAAAGAATTTGGTAAGCTGAATAAAGAACAACCTGTCTATCTCTACTGTCGTTCAGGAAACCGAAGTCAGCAGGCAGCCAGGAAGTTAGACTCTTTAGGTTTTAAGAAAATCTATGATTTGAAAGGCGGTTATATGGGCTGGCCGTATAAAAAATAG
- a CDS encoding rhodanese-like domain-containing protein, with amino-acid sequence MKTLLTIFAVTLFALTTAAQKPVDNPEYQKMLDTLLTHSVNEISPNEVQPNKDVIFLDTRAKKEFKVSRIDGAIWVGFLSFNKRRVKEIPKDKKIILYCSVGYRSEKIAEKLQEEGFTDIHNLYGGIFEWLNKGKIVVNDKGPTQEIHPYNKHWGQWLDKGVKAY; translated from the coding sequence ATGAAGACTCTTCTGACGATTTTTGCGGTTACCCTATTTGCCTTGACCACGGCTGCTCAAAAGCCCGTGGACAATCCAGAGTATCAAAAAATGCTGGACACATTGTTAACGCACTCTGTAAATGAGATTTCGCCAAACGAAGTTCAACCCAATAAGGATGTTATTTTCCTGGACACAAGAGCAAAAAAGGAATTCAAGGTAAGCCGTATAGATGGGGCGATTTGGGTAGGTTTTTTATCTTTTAATAAGCGTAGAGTAAAAGAGATTCCAAAAGATAAAAAAATAATTCTCTATTGTTCAGTAGGATACCGAAGCGAAAAAATTGCAGAAAAATTACAAGAAGAAGGCTTTACCGATATCCATAATCTATATGGAGGCATTTTTGAATGGCTCAATAAAGGTAAGATCGTGGTAAATGATAAAGGACCTACCCAAGAAATACATCCTTACAACAAACATTGGGGACAATGGCTGGATAAAGGGGTTAAGGCTTATTAA
- a CDS encoding cation transporter, which yields MKTTLKLQNVKCAGCTNGIAVRLLKLSDIHEVAISNATSEVTFSYETVTDLANAERTLTNGRSNGRYR from the coding sequence ATGAAAACAACACTAAAATTACAGAATGTGAAGTGTGCCGGTTGCACAAATGGCATCGCTGTACGATTGTTAAAGTTATCAGATATTCACGAAGTAGCGATAAGTAACGCAACTTCAGAAGTTACCTTCTCTTATGAAACTGTAACTGACCTCGCCAACGCAGAGCGCACACTCACAAATGGGCGATCCAACGGAAGATATAGATAA